The genomic DNA TAAGTCAAAATCTCTTGATATAGGATATAGTTTTAGACAACCTGACGAGCAAACGATTACGTTTATAAATAGCTTAAATGACTATTATCTTGGAAGGTTTTTTCATGCAGATTCCAGAGTAAAAAAAGAGGCATTGTCCTGGATGAATAAATATTATCTAAAAAGCGGCAATCCTATTGGTAAAGGCCAGAAAGGGATAGTTGAATTTTTGACTAAATTTGGTGATTATTTATCAGAAAAAAGCGAGTTAAAGGCAAGACAGATAATTGATACCACAATGAATACAGTGCGAAATTTTGCGCATATCAACTCTTTTGTCGAGGCAGGTGTTGAGCGGTTTAGATGGGATGCTACAAATGACAGACTAACCTGCCTCGCCTGCCGCAGTATGGATGGCAGGATCATTGAGACAAAGGCGGCAAAAGAACAGGTTGATATGGTGATAAACTCAAGGCCTGAAGATTTGCCAAACATCAGGCCAATCATAACAGATTATTATAAAGGTAAAACTTCTGATTTTCCTTTAAAGACACCGCCCATGCATCCTCTTTGCAGGTGCACCGTAGCGGCAGAGTTTGAGAGTGCTCCTGTAAAATATGAAGTCATCAGGCCTAATGGTGTGTCGTTCACTTCAGAACAGTTTGAGCTTGAAGAAATGTTTAGCAATCTTTCAAACGATGAAATTCATAATAAAGTAAAAGCGCATCTTGGTGATGTGTGGGCAAGACCACCTGCTGAGCCTAAGAAAAAACATCTTGATAGTATGCTTGGTAAATATATAACTAAAAAATTTGAAAAACATGTGATTCTTCAAAAGGAATTTCCTAATATTCAAACTATTGAAGAATATGAGCGACTGGCTTATAATATTATAAAGAACCCACAAAGGGTATATGTGGAAATAGGGAATGATAATAAGTATTATTTCGCATTTTTTGATAAAGATATAATGGTAATAACATCTGATGATAATATGTCGATCAGTAGTATGTATAAAATTAAGGATGAAAAATGGCTGAAAAAAGCGAGAAAAGCGATTATCAAGATTTATTAGAAGAACTTGACGCATATTTGAGCTGGCCAGAAGGTAGCCCTGCAGTGTATAATTACTATGAAAGCTACATTGCCCTTGAAACAAGAGATGAATTGTCAAAATATAGGCTAACTGATGAATTGATAGAACTTGATAAGC from Deferribacter autotrophicus includes the following:
- a CDS encoding phage minor head protein; the encoded protein is MSYDRTLRELVKVFTRFFNEKKDEALREVLRFYKNFVVFDELAKYLLYKIEEKTALDDKTKGELLKVFQKFYEKEKKDKSKSLDIGYSFRQPDEQTITFINSLNDYYLGRFFHADSRVKKEALSWMNKYYLKSGNPIGKGQKGIVEFLTKFGDYLSEKSELKARQIIDTTMNTVRNFAHINSFVEAGVERFRWDATNDRLTCLACRSMDGRIIETKAAKEQVDMVINSRPEDLPNIRPIITDYYKGKTSDFPLKTPPMHPLCRCTVAAEFESAPVKYEVIRPNGVSFTSEQFELEEMFSNLSNDEIHNKVKAHLGDVWARPPAEPKKKHLDSMLGKYITKKFEKHVILQKEFPNIQTIEEYERLAYNIIKNPQRVYVEIGNDNKYYFAFFDKDIMVITSDDNMSISSMYKIKDEKWLKKARKAIIKIY